TGATGGCAAGTACCTGTTCCAGGCCAGTGTGCGTCGCGACGGCAGCTCTAGATTTGGTAAAAACAACAAGTATGGCGTTTTCCCCTCTTTTGCACTGGGCTGGAAGATCATAGATGAAGGGTTTATGAAAGATCAGACCATTTTTGACTTCCTTAAGCTTAGATATAGCTGGGGGCAGGCAGGTAATGACAGTGCATTGGGATACTATGACTATGTAGCACTGATAGCCCAGGGTAAAAGCCAGGACAATGGCGGATACGTATTTGGGAACCCACAGACATCATACCAGGGAAGTATTGCCAGAGACCTGCAAAATGATGACTTGCAGTGGGAAACCAACATCGCCTCAAACTTTGGTATCGACTTTTCCTCAATGGAGTCACGCCTTACCGGAGCTATCAATTACTACAGAAGTACCACCAAAGATCTGCTGATCACCAAAGAAGTGTCACCTTCTTCCGGAGTAAGAAACCCAGTGGTAAACGTTGGGGAGTTTCAAAACAGCGGTTTTGAGTTTGAGTTGGGGTATAGAAACAATGACAAAGAGATTAAGTACAGTGCCTTTGCAACATTTACTACTATCAACAGTGAAGTAACTAAACTAAGCAATGAAAGCCAGGTGCTTTATGGTACCGGACTCTTGTTTGGTTCCGACCACTTTGTAAACCAGACCCGGGTGGGTTATGAGCCGGGAGCTTACTTCCTGCCGGTGGCTGATGGAATCTTCCAAAACCAGGCCGAGATAGAAGCACATAGTGTAAATGGTCAGCTCATCCAGCCAGATGCTCAACCCGGAGATATAAGATTTGTAGACCAGGACGGAAATGGAGTTATTGATGCCGATGACGAAATCTACCAGGGTACAGCCATCCCGAAATTTGAGTATAGCATTAACCTTTCTGCCGAATATAAAGGTTTCGATATCAATGTTTTCCTTCAGGGAGTAGGTGGTAATAAGATTTATAACGGTAACAACTTCAGGCTGTTGAGCATGGACACCGGCAGAAATTTCAGGACAGAAACATTGAATGCCTGGACACCTGAAAATCCCGATACCGATATGCCTCGAGCTATATTGGGAGACCCCAACAGAAACAACAGGGCCTCAACAAGATTTTTGGAAGATGGGGATTACCTCAGGGTAAAAACCGTGCAACTAGGCTATTCGGTACCTTCAGAGTTACTTGAAAACATCAAGATCAACCGCGTGAGATTATATGTGACGGGGCAGAACCTGTTCACCTTTACTAAGTACGAGGGACTTGACCCCGAAGTTGGCGGAAGCATACTATCAAGAGGGTTGGACCTGGATCTGTATCCTAAATACAAGTCAGTAATCTTTGGTCTTCAGGTTCAATTTTAGAACACTTAAAATATTTGGAACATGAAAAATTTTCATAAACTGGTTGTAGCAGGATTACTGGCGGTAGCCGCTTCCTCCTGCAATGACGACGAATTCATACAGCAGTCACCACCAGACCAGCTTACGTCTGAGAACTTCTGGAGAAATGCCGAAGATGCCCGTTCGGGATTGACCGCGGCATACTCTGAACTTGAATCTAGGAGTAACTTCTGGGACGGCTGGCAGGAAGGTCGCCCCGTATTGGAATACTTCAGGAGCGACTATGCCTTGCCCGGCCCCGATGCTACGAACTATGCGCACTGGATGTCCATATTTAATTTTGATTATACCAATGCCCACATTTTTGTAGACGTAATCTGGTCGACTAATTATAAAGGCTTGAACTTTGCTAATCAGGTGATCAGCAAAGTAGGCGAAATGACACCCGATCAAATTTCGGATGCTGAGAAAAAGCAGATTATCGGCGAAGCCACATTCCTGAGAGGATACTACCATTTTAAGCTACTTACCATGTTTGAAAAGATCGTGGTGAGAACAGAAGCCATAACACAGCAAACCCTTGACAAGGACCTTTCTACAAGACCTGAGGCATGGGGCATTGTAATTGAGGACTTCACCACTGCGGCAGAAATGTTAGATATTGTGGGCAACACCGAACCCGGAAGGGCCACAAAGGGAGCGGCATTGGCTTACCTCGGCAAGGCATACATGTATAAGGCAGGCGATCCTTCCTCGGCAGAAAGCAATGACTTTGATAATGCTGTAGCAGCTTTTAAGCCTATTGTAGAAGGAACGGCAGGCAGTTATGCCCTTGAACCTGATTTTGTAAGCAACTTCAACGGTGAAAATGAAAACAATCAGGAGTCGATCTTTGAGCTACAGTTCAAAAGTGGAGACGCTACCTCATGGAACGCCACCAGATTACATGCATTTGTTGGCGACTGGTCAATCGGAGGCTGGGGTGGAATAGAAGCCACAATGGCACTGGTAAATGAGATGAAAAGTGAAGGAATGATAGCCAGCAACGGTTTGTACGACAACAGACTTTATGCTTCTGTTTATTTCAGAGATCCTTATTTCAACGACCCCGGCACCAACGAGATGCAGGGATCTACATGGGATGAGCTGATGACCACCCAGTACGGAAGCACCTACGACAATCATGCTTACTTCAGAAAATGGTTGCCCAACTATGTTTGGGATAACTCCTACGTGGGCGTGAACGTGGTGCTGATGCGATATGCAGACGTACTGCTTATGTATGCTGAGGCGCTGAATGAAACAGGTGATACACCCGGAGCCATTACCATTATTGATCAGATAAGGGACGTACATGGCAACATGCCTTCCACTACAGCTGCGACACAGGCAGAAGTCAAAGCGCAGATTATTCATGAAAGGACTATGGAACTGACTCTGGAGTCGGTGAGATTCTTTGATCTTCGCCGCTGGGGAATGCTGGATGAAGCGATGCAGGCAGCCGGAAGAACAGGGTTTAGTGCGGTCAGTCATGCATACCTTCCGGTACCGTTATCAGAATTACAGACCAATACGGCTATTGGGAGCAATTAAGAACACGAATTAGTTTTGTTTAGGTTAGATTAGATAAAAGGACGTATCAGGTGAAGTTGTAAAGCACCGGATACGCCTTTTATTACAGACATTTAAATCAGAGCCCAAATTGAAAAATTTAAGTAGCATACCTGTAAAACTCCTGACTTTAACTATTGCAGCTGCATTTTTGACCCTGCTAAGCTGCAAAAATGATGAAACTGCAAAACGTACTAAAGGTAAGCCACAGGAGCATTTTGCAGACATTCTTAATGTAAAAGGAATCCCGCAATCGGGGCAGGATAATAGCGTTTCCAGTTTTTCCGATCTGGGTGCATGGCACAGTTACGCGATATCACCGGAGCCTTCAGGAGCCTTTGCCGGTCCTTATTTAATGACTGTAAATAATGGTAGATGGCTTGGCCCATTGGGCGAAATGAACATATTTCTGGATGGTCACAGCGTTTCGTTCGGTGATGCATCAAACTTTGCATCCGCCTATTATCCCGGCCACCTGGAACAACGATTTACCGTAGGCCAGATCACTGTAGAGCAAAAACTCATTTTTATTTCATCTGCCACTGCATTGATTCAGACCCACATCATCAATGAAAGTCAGACACCGGTAAAACTTGGGATATCCTGGAAAGGCAAAACCTGGCTGGATAATGTCACTCTCTCGCTGCAAGAAAATCAAGGGATTCAGTATAAAATAGACGATAATCAATATTTTGTGATTCGTCCCTCTCTTAAAGCATCCGTTACCATTGATTCTGGAAGTTACGTGATGTCAACTTCAGAGGATATAACATTACAGGATGAAGTCACCTTAGCCCAGGTACATACACTGGGAAATGAAGAAGAAATTCAGGCTGAGGAGCCTTTAATAACTTCGGCCTTAAAGGATCCGGGGCACTACTTTGAGGCCAATACCCAACGGTGGAAACAGTATGTTGACCAGGTTACACAAGGTCTTACTACAGAAGAAGAAAAACTGATAGCTGTAAAGACACTGGAAACCCTAACCAATAACTGGAGGAGGGCCGGAGGAGAGTTGAAACATCAGGGCTTTTTCCCATCATACGCATACAGAGGATTTTATGGTTTTTGGGCATGGGACTCGTGGAAGCATGCTGTAGCTGCAGTAATGTTTAATCCTGACCTTGCCAAAGACCAGATCAGAGCCATGTACGATTACCAGAATGAACAGGGTATGATTGCAGACTGCATTTTCAGAGACACTCTGATCGAAAAACATAACTGGAGGGATACCAAACCGCCGCTTTCCGGTTGGGCGATTTATGAAATATACAAGGCAACCACCGATACCGCATTTGTAAGAGAGATGTATCCCAAACTGGAGAAATACCATCGCTGGTGGTACCAATACCGTGACCATGACCAGAACGGTCTTTGTGAATATGGCTCTACAGACGGCACTCGCATCGCAGCAGCATGGGAGTCAGGCATGGACAATGCAGTCCGGTTTGACAGCGCCAACTTATTGAAAAATACTAGGGAAGCCTGGTCGCTCAATCAGGAGTCAGTCGATTTGAATGCCTACCTGTATGCGGAGAAACTTTACATGTCAAAACTATCTGAAATCATCGGACTGCCTTCAGAAACACTAAAGAAAGAAGCTAAGGCATTGAAAGCTCAAATCAACAATGTATTCTATGACGAGGCATCCGGTTATTACTATGATGTGCAGATAGGGACAACTCAGAAGATAAATGTAAAAGGCCCTGAAGGTTGGATACCTGTGTGGGCTGGTGTAGCCGAGAAAGAACAAGCCACAGGTGTAATGAAACAGATTATGGATTCATCTGCTTTTAACACTTACATGCCTTTGCCGACCCTCGATGCCTCACATGAAAAATTTAATCCACAAAAAGGCTATTGGAGGGGGCCTGTATGGCTGGATCAGGCATATTTTGCCATAGCCGGCTTAAGAAAATATGACTTGAATGAGGAAGCAGATCAACTGACAGATAAAATATTGAATAATGCTGAAGGGCTTAAGGTAAGGGGAGAGCCCATTTATGAAAATTATCACCCTGTAAGCGGGAAAGGCCTTAATGCCAGGCATTTTAGCTGGTCTGCTGCACATATTTTACTATTGGTAAAAGAGCGAAATTAAGCATGTTGTTAAAAGAAGACAGAAAAGTTTCAGGTGCTGTAAGCAACCTCCTTCTGGAGCATTATGGCATTACTGGCGAAATACACCCTTTACAAGGGGAGGTAGATTTAAATTTTTATGTCATAGCCGACTCTGGAGAATGCTATACATTAAAAATATCTGATGAAGCAGACTTTGAAAGCATTCAATTCCAAAATGCCATGTTATCACATGTCAAAGAATGTACCATGCTTAAACTGCCCTATGTAGTCAGAAGCCTGTCTGGTAATGAAATGGAAACCATCATATTTGATAGAGAAACCAGATTGATCAGACTGCTGACCTGGGTGCCCGGAAGGCTTTTTGCTTACGTAAAGCCGCACAGCGCTAAGCTCCTGACGAGCCTGGGGATAGCCAGTGCAGAGTTGAGCCAGGCATTGTCAGGTTTTGACCACGAAGGAGCACACAGAGCTTATAAATGGGATCCGGCTCAGGCTTTTTGGGTTAAGGAACACCTAGAACAGTTTCCCACTGAAAAGGAAGCAGGTACTATCCGCTACTTTTATGATCTCTTCGAAGAAAATCAACCTTTACTGAGATCTCTGAGGAAAAGCGTAACCCATAATGATATCAACGACTATAATATTCTGGTCTCTGAACATCTCGAAAAAGCTGTAGTTGAAGGCATTATTGACTTTGGG
This region of Fulvivirga ulvae genomic DNA includes:
- a CDS encoding MGH1-like glycoside hydrolase domain-containing protein, yielding MKNLSSIPVKLLTLTIAAAFLTLLSCKNDETAKRTKGKPQEHFADILNVKGIPQSGQDNSVSSFSDLGAWHSYAISPEPSGAFAGPYLMTVNNGRWLGPLGEMNIFLDGHSVSFGDASNFASAYYPGHLEQRFTVGQITVEQKLIFISSATALIQTHIINESQTPVKLGISWKGKTWLDNVTLSLQENQGIQYKIDDNQYFVIRPSLKASVTIDSGSYVMSTSEDITLQDEVTLAQVHTLGNEEEIQAEEPLITSALKDPGHYFEANTQRWKQYVDQVTQGLTTEEEKLIAVKTLETLTNNWRRAGGELKHQGFFPSYAYRGFYGFWAWDSWKHAVAAVMFNPDLAKDQIRAMYDYQNEQGMIADCIFRDTLIEKHNWRDTKPPLSGWAIYEIYKATTDTAFVREMYPKLEKYHRWWYQYRDHDQNGLCEYGSTDGTRIAAAWESGMDNAVRFDSANLLKNTREAWSLNQESVDLNAYLYAEKLYMSKLSEIIGLPSETLKKEAKALKAQINNVFYDEASGYYYDVQIGTTQKINVKGPEGWIPVWAGVAEKEQATGVMKQIMDSSAFNTYMPLPTLDASHEKFNPQKGYWRGPVWLDQAYFAIAGLRKYDLNEEADQLTDKILNNAEGLKVRGEPIYENYHPVSGKGLNARHFSWSAAHILLLVKERN
- a CDS encoding RagB/SusD family nutrient uptake outer membrane protein, giving the protein MKNFHKLVVAGLLAVAASSCNDDEFIQQSPPDQLTSENFWRNAEDARSGLTAAYSELESRSNFWDGWQEGRPVLEYFRSDYALPGPDATNYAHWMSIFNFDYTNAHIFVDVIWSTNYKGLNFANQVISKVGEMTPDQISDAEKKQIIGEATFLRGYYHFKLLTMFEKIVVRTEAITQQTLDKDLSTRPEAWGIVIEDFTTAAEMLDIVGNTEPGRATKGAALAYLGKAYMYKAGDPSSAESNDFDNAVAAFKPIVEGTAGSYALEPDFVSNFNGENENNQESIFELQFKSGDATSWNATRLHAFVGDWSIGGWGGIEATMALVNEMKSEGMIASNGLYDNRLYASVYFRDPYFNDPGTNEMQGSTWDELMTTQYGSTYDNHAYFRKWLPNYVWDNSYVGVNVVLMRYADVLLMYAEALNETGDTPGAITIIDQIRDVHGNMPSTTAATQAEVKAQIIHERTMELTLESVRFFDLRRWGMLDEAMQAAGRTGFSAVSHAYLPVPLSELQTNTAIGSN